Proteins from one Panicum virgatum strain AP13 chromosome 7K, P.virgatum_v5, whole genome shotgun sequence genomic window:
- the LOC120642270 gene encoding PLAT domain-containing protein 3-like, which produces MAVKALSSAVFFLSFVILAAGARSPAYGVHVATTAAGSYGGGDDNACVYTIFVRTGWIWKAGTDSVIGLGLRAADGGGFAIPDLARWGGLMGAGHDYYERGSVDIFSGRGPCLSSPPCAVNLTSDGSGAHHGWYCKSVEVTAAGPHRACARAAFGVEQWLARDAPPYRLYAERGACAKSAAAE; this is translated from the exons ATGGCCGTCAAGGCACTCTCCTCCGCCGTCTTCTTCCTTTCCTTCGTGATCCTG GCCGCCGGGGCAAGATCGCCGGCGTACGGCGTCCACGTCGCGACGACGGCCGCGGggagctacggcggcggcgacgacaacGCGTGCGTGTACACGATCTTCGTGCGGACCGGGTGGATCTGGAAGGCCGGGACGGACTCGGTGATCGGGCTGGggctccgcgccgccgacggcggcgggttCGCCATCCCGGACCTGGCCCGCTGGGGCGGGCTCATGGGCGCCGGCCACGACTACTACGAGCGCGGCAGCGTGGACATCTTCAGCGGCCGGGGGCCCTGCCTGTCGTCCCCGCCGTGCGCGGTGAACCTGACCTCCGACGGCTCCGGCGCGCACCACGGCTGGTACTGCAAGTCCGTCGAGGTCACCGCCGCCGGGCCGCACCGGGCCTGCGCCAGGGCCGCGTTCGGCGTCGAGCAGTGGCTCGCCAGGGATGCGCCGCCGTACCGGCTCTACGCCGAGCGCGGCGCCTGCGCCAAGAGCGCCGCGGCGGAGTGA
- the LOC120642268 gene encoding endoplasmic reticulum-Golgi intermediate compartment protein 3-like: MDGLLSKLRSLDAYPKVNEDFYSRTLSGGIITLASSVVMLLLFVSELRLYLHAVTETTLRVDTSRGEQLRINFDVTFPALQCSIISLDAMDISGQEHLDVKHDIFKQRIDAHGNVIATRQDAVGGMKMEKPLQHHGGRLEHNETYCGSCYGAQESDDQCCNTCEDVREAYRKKGWGVSNPDLLDQCKREGFLQSIKDEEGEGCNIYGFIEVNKVAGNFHFAPGKSFQQSNVHVHDLLPFQKDSFNVSHKINKLSFGDYFPGVVNPLDGAQWVQHSSYGMYQYFIKVVPTAYTDINDHIILSNQFSVTEHFRSSESGRIQALPGVFFFYDLSPIKVTFTEQHVSFLHFLTNVCAIVGGVFTVSGIIDSFVYHGQRAIKKKMEIGKFN; the protein is encoded by the exons ATGGACGGGCTCCTGTCCAAGCTCCGCAGCCTGGACGCCTACCCCAAGGTGAACGAGGACTTCTACAGCCGCACCCTCTCCGGCGGCATCATCACGCTCGCCTCCTCCGTCGTCATGCTCCTCCTCTTCGTCTCCGAGCTCC GGTTATATCTTCATGCAGTTACAGAGACAACACTAAGGGTGGATACCTCAAGGGGCGAACAACTTCGCATAAAT TTTGATGTCACCTTCCCAGCCCTTCAGTGTTCTATAATTAGCCTTGATGCAATggacatcagtgggcaagagcACCTTGATGTG AAACATGATATATTCAAGCAACGAATTGATGCCCATGGCAATGTTATTGCTACGAGACAAGATGCTGTTGGTGGGATGAAG ATGGAAAAGCCCTTACAACATCATGGCGGGCGGCTTGAACATAATGAAACCTATTGTGGCTCTTGCTATGGTGCACAAGAA TCTGATGATCAATGTTGTAACACGTGTGAAGATGTTCGGGAAGCATACAGGAAAAAAGGTTGGGGTGTATCGAATCCAGATCTGCTTGACCAG TGCAAAAGGGAGGGCTTCCTTCAAAGCATAAAGGATGAAGAAGGTGAAGGATGCAATATTTATGGTTTTATTGAAGTTAACAAGGTTGCTGGGAATTTCCACTTTGCTCCTGGGAAAAGCTTCCAGCAGTCAAATGTGCATGTGCACGACTTGCTTCCATTCCAGAAGGACAGCTTCAAT GTTAGCCATAAGATAAATAAGTTAAGTTTTGGTGATTACTTTCCTGGTGTGGTTAATCCCCTTGACGG GGCGCAGTGGGTGCAGCATTCATCATATGGAATGTATCAATACTTCATCAAG GTTGTTCCCACTGCCTACACTGACATAAATGATCACATCATCCTCTCAAATCAG TTCTCTGTGACGGAACATTTTAGAAGTAGTGAAAGTGGTCGCATACAAGCTCTTCCTGGCGTGTTTTTCTTTTATGACCTTTCCCCAATCAAG GTCACATTCACAGAGCAACATGTGTCATTCTTGCACTTCTTAACCAATGTTTGCGCAATTGTTGGTG GTGTGTTCACGGTTTCTGGAATCATAGATTCATTTGTATACCATGGCCAGAGAgcaatcaagaagaagatggaaATTGGCAAATTCAACTGA
- the LOC120642267 gene encoding lipoyl synthase, mitochondrial: protein MHGRRHLAASLARALTQAPSRCISSTPSLLQTLDSSVSSPPSAPPSAGRLAELRARLQADAPSLGDFTYSVEVGTRKRPLPKPKWMKETVPGGAKYAAIKAKLRELKLHTVCEEARCPNLGECWSGGETGTATATIMILGDTCTRGCRFCNVKTSRTPPPPDPDEPSNVAQAIASWGLEYIVITSVDRDDLPDQGSGHFAETVQKLKALKPEMLIEALVPDFRGDPSCVEKVATSGLHVFAHNIETVEELQRSVRDYRANFKQSIDVLKMAKEYAPPGTLTKTSVMLGCGETPDQVISTMEKVRDAGVDVITFGQYMRPSKRHMPVSEYVTPEAFEKYRALGVEMGFRYVASGPMVRSSYKAGEFYIKAMIEADRAKGSTAESSA from the exons atgcacggccgccgccacctcgcggCCTCCCTGGCGCGGGCCCTGACCCAGGCCCCCTCCCGCTGCATCTCCTCCACCCCGTCGCTCCTCCAAACCCTCGACTCGTCCGTGTCCTCGCCTCCGTCCGCGCCTCCGTCGGCGGGGCGGCTCGCGGAGCTGCGCGCGCGGCTGCAGGCGGATGCGCCGTCGCTGGGGGACTTCACGTACTCGGTGGAGGTGGGGACGCGGAAGCGCCCGCTGCCCAAGCCCAAGTGGATGAAGGAGACCGTGCCGGGTGGCGCCAAGTACGCGGCCATCAAGGCCAAGCTGCGGGAGCTGAAGCTGCACACCGTCTGCGAGGAGGCACGGTGCCCCAACCTCGGCGAGTGCTGGTCCGGCGGCGAGACCGGAACCGCCACCGCCACAATTATGATCCTTGGGGACACCTGCACGCGCGGCTGCAG ATTCTGCAATGTCAAGACATCTcgaactcctccaccaccaGATCCTGATGAGCCTTCCAATGTCGCTCAAGCTATTGCCTCATGGGGCCTTGAATATATAGTCATCACGAGTGTTGACCGGGATGATTTACCTGATCAGGGCAGTGGTCACTTTGCTGAAACAGTACAAAAGTTAAAGGCTTTGAAGCCAGAGATGCTTATTGAAGCACTTG TACCTGATTTCCGTGGAGATCCAAGCTGTGTAGAGAAGGTTGCAACTTCTGGGTTGCATGTTTTTGCACACAACATTGAAACAGTGGAGGAGCTGCAAAGAAGTGTCCGAGACTATCGTGCAAATTTCAAACAATCTATAGATGTTCTGAAAATGGCAAAAGAGTATGCTCCTCCTGGTACCCTTACGAAGACATCAGTAATGCTGGGTTGCGGGGAGACTCCGGATCAAGTTATTAGCACCATGGAAAAAGTGCGGGATGCTGGTGTTGATGTTATAACATTTGGCCAGTACATGAGGCCATCAAAACGTCACATGCCTGTTTCTGAGTACGTTACACCTGAAGCTTTTGAGAAGTATAGGGCCCTTGGTGTTGAAATG GGTTTCCGTTATGTTGCATCTGGGCCTATGGTTCGGTCCTCCTACAAGGCTGGTGAATTCTACATCAAAGCTATGATTGAAGCTGATCGAGCAAAAGGATCCACTGCAGAGTCAAGTGCATAA
- the LOC120642269 gene encoding PLAT domain-containing protein 3-like, which yields MAKLPPCLLFAAAVFAAAAHAAAAGGAVTGVSAAAASDPEDKCVYTVYVRTGSIWKGGTDSKIGVTLLGGDGSGIRIADLERWGGLMGAGHDYYERGNLDIFSGRGPCMRQAPCAMNLTSDGTGPHHGWYCNYVEVTATGPHLGCAQQLFTVEQWLATDASPYRLYSTVDNCGGKKRREDAEAAAAM from the exons ATGGCAAAGCTCCCTCCCTGCCTactcttcgccgccgccgtcttcgcCGCCGCG gcgcacgcggcggcggcgggcggcgccgtgacgggcgtgtcggcggcggcggcgtcggaccCGGAGGACAAGTGCGTGTACACGGTGTACGTGCGCACGGGGTCCATCTGGAAGGGCGGCACGGACTCCAAGATCGGGGTGACGCTGCTGGGCGGCGACGGGTCGGGCATCCGGATCGCGGACCTGGAGCGGTGGGGCGGCCTCATGGGCGCCGGCCACGACTACTACGAGCGCGGCAACCTGGACATCTTCAGCGGCCGGGGCCCCTGCATGCGCCAGGCCCCCTGCGCCATGAACCTCACCTCCGACGGCACCGGCCCGCACCACGGCTGGTACTGCAACTACGTCGAGGTCACCGCCACGGGGCCCCACCTCGGGTGCGCGCAGCAGCTCTTCACCGTCGAGCAGTGGCTCGCCACCGACGCGTCGCCCTACCGCCTCTACTCCACCGTCGACAACTGCGGCGGGAAGAAGCGCCGGGaggacgccgaggccgccgccgcgatgtGA